The sequence below is a genomic window from Maylandia zebra isolate NMK-2024a linkage group LG18, Mzebra_GT3a, whole genome shotgun sequence.
aaaaaaaatgacatcagtgagagaaaaacagttcttaatgttttctgtgtgaacgttagaTGGTGAATGTTGTTTTGTCTTCATGAATCAGAACATATTAGAAGTCAGATGCAGTATTTTACCAGAGTGGAGAACATCTTGCAGTCCACACTGTGCTGGGCGATTGTACCTTTGGCTGTACAAATCCCACGAGCCTGGAGAGAGAGGCACAGCTCTcagttttgttcattttcaacATCTGGTGACCTGATTGAACATTTCTCcatctcagatcagctgaacaGGCCTGAAAACAAACTGAGTGCTTTTACTACTGTGTACTCACAGCCATGGCATCGTTGAGAGGCACGCAGGGATCCTCGGTGCAGTTTCCCTCAACAACCACATATTCTGTTATGAAGATGGGCCCACCAGACACAACCTGAGAGTATTAAACAGCACTGATGAACTGACAGCTGCAGGTTAAAGCATGCAGCTGTGTTACATCTGGTAAAAAGTATCCTGACTGTCTGACCTGTGATGACAACCTTCCAACCTCGAGAAGAACATGTGTCGTGTTCACAGTCATGTTGTTGAAGGTTGTCAGAGAGGCATGAACAAAGTCCAGCGCATCGGTGTTATTGAGGGGAAGGAGGCTGGGACAGCCCAAACACAAATCCTCTGTGGATACTACAAGTCGAGCAGGAAAGTCACATACAGGTTATTGACACATGCAGTATGTATGGACACTGCTGTGGTTTGTTCTTTGTAATCATTTGGATGAGAGCAGCATCTGTGATCTTTACCCTCTGATTTGCACTTGAATGCAATGACCTTCAGAACACCGCCAACCTTCTTCAGCACCACATCACAGTCTCCTTCTACCGCCTGGAAGAGAACGAAGAATCAAAGTAGGTTGATCAGAACTAATATCGACTGAATTACAGGAGTCGAAGCCTGAGAGCTTCTGCGTCTCACCGTCTGTACTTTGGGCCTGACTGTGCAGTTGGCAAGAGGCAGCGGGTCCAACACGTGACAGTCTGTCTCCAGCAGGTCAACTTCCATGTCGTATTCATCTCCGTCTggctaaaaaagcaaaaatatatacaaatcacTGCACAATTGttacattacttttaaaaaatgtagtgCATAAGATGGTAATTGACTAAATTCTGCTGTATATACTCATAAAAGCAAAGTGGACCTCCCGTCTCCAAAATTAAAGCTAAATTTAATTTCCCTCGTCtccccatttaaaaaaaaaagtcctgttTCATGTTTAAGACCAGCACTAAATACATAAACATTACCTGGATTCTGCTGCAACTCCTTTTTCAAACTCTGCATGACTTTTACAAAGACTAAGTTATGTTAGGCTCTTATGCTGTGCATGTCACCTTACATCTTACTCCCATTAAAGGACTCGTGtccctcttttttttatgtcacaaCATGTGCAATAAAAGTCTTAAGGCCAGCCTCAGCGGTGTCGCAGGAAGACATCTGCAGGACAGAAGCAAAACCTTCTGTTCAGTCATATTTTCTGTTACAGGATTCATGAGGGAAGTTTTTCTCATGATCGGAcacgtttgtttcagttttgtgtCACTTGTCTGTGTACTCTGTCCCAGTTCATCATTTAAAGCTAATTAATTTACTCATTTAATTCATGTAGACTTGTACAATGGCCTGAGCCACAATTTGTtacaaacatttaaatgttgCAGTGATTAAAATGAGTCGTCCTCTGTTAACAGCAGTGCTCAGtataaacaataaagaaaagtgAATATATTCAGTCTAACGAGCTGTTATATCATTAGCTGTGGAAATTGAGGAGCAGTGCATGTGTTTTCAGTATGAAAGCTTCCTTTGGCATCTAAATGATTTTTGATTTGGAAAAGGGTGACTCTAAGAATCCAGTAAATTCTATTAAGTGGAAAGTTACTGTTTAATAGGTTGAAGTTTACAGTGAGCGGTAGCTGGGAgccatgaactctgacctcaaACAGATGTGCTTTCAGCACAGTCGGACATCCTGAAGGTGTGGTCATCTCTGCTCATTATTCAACCTGTCTATAGGAAACGATACGGTGTGCATATCTGTTTGATTCTCTGCCTTTAAGAGGAAAAAACATGTATATTTCTGTTCAGGATGGGTTGTACACTCTGGAAATAGAGGGCAAACAGTAACACTGAGCAAAAGTGAGTATAAACCCACTATTTCACTTGATCCTCATCAAGCTTCAAACCTTTCAAGGTGGCTGCCCCACAACTTCCAGGTTTTCCATATAAATTAAAGGAAACTAAATGAGGGTCCGGAGGATACTGACCAACATCACAACCTTACTGTTTGGACTCTTGTGAATGCCTCATTACGGGCTCAGTAACCAAAATtgtgctttaattttttttaagctgaGAATTTGATGTTTATGGGTTCAAAACAACTGTCTAAAACATCTGGAAAGTGGGTGTTAGAGCAGCTGGGTATAAAAATCATCTTATCTCTTCGTGTGTGGGTAACCAAGGAcaactttttctttatttggctGCTTCTCTTATCAGTTTAGCCCGTGGGGGCATCATATCGCTTTTTAGACTCAGAGGGTTCACAGCATTTTTGAGGCTGTCTACCTAATTTGTCCTTTACCATGAACTGCAGCTTTCTGAACATTGATCCATTCTTGTAAATTCACTAATAGACTTTGCCCATATTCACCAGCATTGACCtgtatgtttgtctgtctgtaacCTGAGAAACTCAGGTCGATGGGATAAAATATCTTATCAACATTTTCACATTGAAATCTTTAAATAGCCTCTTATGATTATGAAGTGTGAACTCTTTCATACTTGGATGTATGAGTATCCTGGTGTTTTCACTCATTTCTGAAATGTTGAGTTGTGGTGAGCATGGATGTGCAGAGGAAAAGCTGCTGTTGTTCATGGCTGTATCAGAAATGTCAGCCGGTTCACAGGAGGGTCGTTGGCATGAGTCAACACAACAGGCAAACAGCACTGTGGACTTTTGAAATCGTTCTAGAGGACTTTGCAGAATGACGGCAAGAACTACAGTACAAATGATCAGTGTGTCCTCATTAACCCTGTAAATTCACTTGAGATTTATTCAACATCTTTACAGACAATTTGACAGAGAAGCTTGTCTGATTTGACAGTTTAAAACAATGAATTATTTCTCATTGGTTGGTGTTTTGTTACATCTACTGGAAATGGCTAATGTATCAAAGGTGCTCTGCTACAAATGAAAGCAAGTATAGAGTCTGTGAGACTTGGACACTTAGAAGAATCTGACTCTTCCTGGGCAGACTGGCACGAGAGTAACTGGTCCTGTTTGAACAGCAGGAGCATCAACCacggcagcagctgcagcagataCATCTCTCTTCCAGAAGAAAAGAGGAGGCTCCTTACTCGTCAAAGATTCTCCAGCTGAGTCAGAATCTGCAGCAAGGGCAGGATCTGCAGCGAGAGCAGGGTCTGCAGCTGGAGCTGGATCTGcagctggagcagcagcagcagggacgACAGGTACAACTTCAGCTGATTCTGCTGACTCTGCAGATAACAGGACGTTTTGATGGGGGTTGTGGAGAGCCGTCAGTTTGTGGTGGCTGTGGCCGTGTTTGTGTGACAGGccgtgtgtgtgcacatgaacCACTGGTGGTAGGACGGGGTCTGCAGCTGCAGTGCTGTTGGCATCTACAATGGGAATCTAAAAAAATGACATCAGTGAGAGAAAAAACAGTTCTTaatgttttctgtgtgaacgttagaTGGTGAATGTTGTTTTGTCTTCATGAAGCAGAACATATTAGAAGTCAGATGCAGTATTTTACCAGAGTGGAGAACATCTTGCAGTCCACACTGTGCTGGGCGATTGTACCTTTGGCTGTACAAATCCCACGAGCCTGGAGAGAGAGGCACAGCTCTcagttttgttcattttcaacATCTGGTGACCTGATTGAACATTTCTCCATCTCAGATCAGATCAACAGGCCTGAAAACAAACTGAGTGCTTTTACTACTGTGTACTCACAGCCATGGCATCGTTGAGAGGCACGCAGGGATCCTCGGTGCAGTTTCCCTCAACAACCACATATTCTGTTATGAAGATGGGCCCACCAGACACAACCTGAGAGTATTAAACAGCACTGATGAACTGACAGCTGCAGGTTAAAGCATGCAGCTGTGTTACATCTGGTAAAAAGTATCCTGACTGTCTGACCTGTGATGACAACCTTCCAACCTCGAGAAGAACATGTGTCGTGTTCACAGTCATGTTGTTGAAGGTTGTCAGAGAGGCATGGACAAAGTCCAGCGCATCGGTGTTATTGAGG
It includes:
- the LOC106676018 gene encoding alpha-2-HS-glycoprotein, producing MEVDLLETDCHVLDPLPLANCTVRPKVQTAVEGDCDVVLKKVGGVLKVIAFKCKSEVSTEDLCLGCPSLLPLNNTDALDFVHASLTTFNNMTVNTTHVLLEVGRLSSQVVSGGPIFITEYVVVEGNCTEDPCVPLNDAMAARGICTAKGTIAQHSVDCKMFSTLIPIVDANSTAAADPVLPPVVHVHTHGLSHKHGHSHHKLTALHNPHQNVLLSAESAEVVPVVPAAAAPAADYDSAGESLTSKEPPLFFRKRDVSAAIMVDAPAVQTGPVSLVPVCPGRVRFF
- the LOC106676021 gene encoding alpha-2-HS-glycoprotein-like; protein product: MNLLSFTVVLGLLVGTWAQPIVRRPLCDSPEAEEAALVAQDYLNAQHHHGYKYVLNQIDDIKVYAKPDGDEYDMEVDLLETDCHVLDPLPLANCTVRPKVQTAVEGDCDVVLKKVGGVLKVIAFKCKSEVSTEDLCLGCPSLLPLNNTDALDFVHASLTTFNNMTVNTTHVLLEVGRLSSQVVSGGPIFITEYVVVEGNCTEDPCVPLNDAMAARGICTAKGTIAQHSVDCKMFSTLIPIVDANSTAAADPVLPPVVHVHTHGLSHKHGHSHHKLTALHNPHQNVLLSAESAESAEVVPVVPAAAAPAADPAPAADPALAADPALAADSDSAGESLTSKEPPLFFWKRDVSAAAAAVVDAPAVQTGPVTLVPVCPGRVRFF